A region from the Spea bombifrons isolate aSpeBom1 chromosome 7, aSpeBom1.2.pri, whole genome shotgun sequence genome encodes:
- the STAT1 gene encoding signal transducer and activator of transcription 1-alpha/beta: MAQWYELQQIDNKFLEQVHQLYDDSFPMEIRQYLAQWIEAKDWDHASNSASLATVLFHELLAQLDDQYSRFSSESNVLLQHNIRKSKRNFQENFQEDPLKMAMIINNCLKDERKILATAKLHNTNQVGTTQTNMMLDKQKELDKRVSDVKNKALGIEKDMKSLEDLQDEYDFKYKTVLNRENECNGIAQKELQQEKMIVTTMYMKVGIKRKEIVHQIADFFKAVEFTQGVLINEELVEWKHRQQIACIGGPPNACLDQLQAWFTSIAKGLQQVLQQLKKLEELEQKLTYEGDPITNSKQFFQERTQSLFKQLIQSSFVVERQPCMPTHPQRPLVLKTGVQFTVKLRLLVSLQEFNYQLKVKAVFDKDVNEKNTVKGFRKFNILGTNTKVMNMEESINGSLAAEFRHLQLKEQKNAGSRTNEGPLIVTEELHSLSFETQLCQPGLVVDLETASLPIVVISNVSQLPSGWASILWYNMLTSETKNLSFFLNPPAARWAQLADVLSWQFSSVTKRGLSADQLSMLEEKLLGPGPNSVDDLIPWTKFCKENMNDKNFPFWLWIEGILELIKKHLLFLWNDGCILGFISKEKERVLLKEKETGTFLLRFSESSKEGAITFTWVEGPQYEPQFHSVEPYTKRELTAVSFPDIIRSYKVMAAENIPDNPLRFLYPDTPKDMAFGKYYSRPKDAPEPMDVEGPKSTGYIKTELISVSEVHPSRLQSADSLLPMSPDEFADLAELVGPAEFDTVMASY; this comes from the exons ATGGCTCAGTGGTATGAGCTGCAACAGATTGACAACAAGTTTCTTGAACAAGTCCACCAGCTGTATGATGACAGCTTCCCAATGGAAATCCGGCAGTACCTGGCTCAGTGGATAGAAGCAAAAGACTG GGATCATGCTAGTAACAGTGCCTCGCTGGCCACAGTATTGTTCCATGAACTGCTTGCTCAGCTGGATGATCAGTATAGTAGATTTTCCTCTGAGTCCAACGTCTTACTGCAGCATAATATCCGTAAAAGCAAACGTAACTTCCAG GAAAATTTTCAGGAAGACCCTCTAAAAATGGCAATGATAATAAACAACTGCTTAAAAGATGAACGTAAAATACTGGCCACTGCCAAGTTACATAATACG AATCAAGTGGGCACCACCCAAACTAACATGATGTTGGACAAGCAGAAGGAGCTGGATAAAAGAGTGTCAGATGTGAAGAACAAGGCACTT GGAATAGAAAAAGACATGAAAAGCTTGGAGGATCTGCAGGACGAATATGACTTCAAATACAAAACAGTGCTGAACAGAG aaaatgaaTGTAATGGCATAGCACAGAAAGAACTTCAGCAAGAAAAGATGATTGTAACGACTATGTACATGAAGGTGGGGATAAAAAGGAAG GAAATTGTGCACCAAATTGCAGATTTCTTCAAAGCCGTAGAATTTACTCAAGGTGTCCTTATTAATGAAGAGCTGGTTGAATGGAAACACAGACAGCAGATAGCTTGCATTGGAGGTCCACCAAATGCTTGCCTTGACCAACTACAGGCCTG GTTTACCTCTATTGCCAAAGGTTTGCAGCAGGTTCTACAACAACTAAAGAAATTGGAGGAATTGGAACAGAAGTTGACTTATGAAGGCGATCCCATCACAAACAgcaaacaattctttcaagaacgCACTCAGAGTCTTTTTAAGCAGCTAATACAAAG CTCCTTTGTAGTTGAAAGACAACCATGCATGCCAACCCATCCTCAGAGACCCTTGGTTTTAAAGACTGGAGTCCAGTTTACTGTGAAGCTAAG actTTTGGTTAGTCTACAGGAATTTAATTATCAGCTAAAGGTCAAAGCTGTGTTTGATAA AGATGTCAATGAAAAGAATACAGTGAAAGG ATTCcgtaaatttaacattttaggaACAAATACAAAAGTAATGAACATGGAAGAGTCTATAAATGGATCCTTAGCCGCTGAATTCAGACATCTG CAACTAAAGGAGCAGAAGAATGCTGGAAGCAGAACTAATGAG ggtCCTCTAATTGTCACAGAAGAGCTTCATTCCCTAAGTTTCGAGACGCAGCTTTGCCAGCCAGGCTTAGTGGTGGATTTGGAG ACTGCATCCCTTCCCATTGTGGTTATTTCCAATGTAAGCCAGCTTCCGAGCGGATGGGCCTCTATTTTGTGGTACAACATGTTGACATCTGAGACAAAG aatctttcttttttcttgaacCCGCCTGCTGCCAGATGGGCACAGTTGGCTGATGTGCTGAGTTGGCAGTTCTCTTCAGTAACCAAAAGAGGACTCAGTGCAGATCAGCTGAGCATGTTAGAAGAGAAgcttttag GTCCAGGTCCAAATAGTGTAGACGACCTTATCCCATGGACTAAATTCTGCAAG gaAAATATGAATGACAAGAattttccattttggctttgGATTGAAGGCATCTTAGAGCTGATTAAAAAACATCTTTTGTTTCTGTGGAATGATGG GTGCATTTTGGGCTTCATTAGCAAAGAAAAAGAGCGGGTCCTGCTAAAGGAGAAAGAAACCGGGACATTTTTATTGAGATTTAGTGAAAGCAGCAAAGAAGGGGCCATCACGTTCACTTGGGTGGAGGGACCTCAATATG AGCCTCAGTTTCATTCAGTTGAACCATATACGAAGAGAGAGCTCACGGCGGTATCGTTTCCTGACATTATCCGCAGTTATAAAGTGATGGCCGCTGAAAATATTCCCGATAACCCACTACGGTTCTTGTACCCCGACACTCCAAAAGACATGGCATTTGGGAAATACTACTCCAGACCAAAAGACG CACCAGAACCAATGGACGTCGAGGGGCCAAAATCAACAGGATATATTAAAACGGAGCTAATCTCTGTCTCTGAAGT ACATCCATCCAGACTTCAGAGTGCAGACTCCCTTCTACCAATGTCACCGGATGAGTTTGCTGACCTGGCAGAATTAGTAGGACCTGCTGAATTTGATACCGTG ATGGCTTCCTATTAA